The proteins below come from a single Notamacropus eugenii isolate mMacEug1 chromosome 7, mMacEug1.pri_v2, whole genome shotgun sequence genomic window:
- the CCDC32 gene encoding coiled-coil domain-containing protein 32 isoform X1, producing the protein MAVQVKDGSPAWCVLESGGGRSGGPSQSNKHLLRFQMKSFESIDSAVPRSSRDLWAEICSCLPNSDQGDDPRDAFSDSFMDLSLGDKNERETASLTVQPDLKPWAPLQDSEVYLASLEKKLKRIKGLSQEVTSKDMLRTLAQAKKECWDRFLQEKLESEFFVEGLESDESTLEHFKRWLQPDKVAISAEEMQYLIPPELKSEKPGEEPAAVEQ; encoded by the exons ATGGCGGTGCAGGTCAAGGACGGGTCACCTGCCTGGTGTGTGCTGgaaagtggaggaggaagaagtgGCGGACCCAGTCAGTCTAATAAGCACTTA CTAAGATTCCAAATGAAATCATTTGAGAGCATTGATTCTGCTGTTCCAAGGTCCAGCCGGGACCTTTGGGCAGAAATCTGTTCCTGTTTGCCGAATTCTGACCAGGGGGATGATCCCAGAGATGCCTTCTCCGATTCCTTTATGGATTTATCTCTTGGGgacaaaaatgagagagaaactgCCAGCTTGACTGTTCAGCCAGATCTAAAGCCTTGGGCTCCATTGCAGGATTCAGAGGTGTATTTAGCATCTCTCG aGAAGAAACTAAAAAGAATTAAGGGTTTAAGCCAGGAAGTGACTTCCAAGGACATGCTTCGTACCCTTGCTCAGGCCAAGAAAGAATGCTGGGATCGCTTCCTTCAAGAGAAGTTAGAATCTGAGTTCTTTGTGGAGGGCCTTGAGTCTGATGAGAG TACTTTGGAACATTTCAAGAGGTGGCTGCAGCCAGACAAAGTGGCCATCAGCGCAGAGGAGATGCAGTACCTGATTCCGCCAGAGTTGAAGTCTGAGAAGCCCGGGGAGGAGCCAGCAGCTGTGGAACAATAA
- the CCDC32 gene encoding coiled-coil domain-containing protein 32 isoform X2, with amino-acid sequence MKSFESIDSAVPRSSRDLWAEICSCLPNSDQGDDPRDAFSDSFMDLSLGDKNERETASLTVQPDLKPWAPLQDSEVYLASLEKKLKRIKGLSQEVTSKDMLRTLAQAKKECWDRFLQEKLESEFFVEGLESDESTLEHFKRWLQPDKVAISAEEMQYLIPPELKSEKPGEEPAAVEQ; translated from the exons ATGAAATCATTTGAGAGCATTGATTCTGCTGTTCCAAGGTCCAGCCGGGACCTTTGGGCAGAAATCTGTTCCTGTTTGCCGAATTCTGACCAGGGGGATGATCCCAGAGATGCCTTCTCCGATTCCTTTATGGATTTATCTCTTGGGgacaaaaatgagagagaaactgCCAGCTTGACTGTTCAGCCAGATCTAAAGCCTTGGGCTCCATTGCAGGATTCAGAGGTGTATTTAGCATCTCTCG aGAAGAAACTAAAAAGAATTAAGGGTTTAAGCCAGGAAGTGACTTCCAAGGACATGCTTCGTACCCTTGCTCAGGCCAAGAAAGAATGCTGGGATCGCTTCCTTCAAGAGAAGTTAGAATCTGAGTTCTTTGTGGAGGGCCTTGAGTCTGATGAGAG TACTTTGGAACATTTCAAGAGGTGGCTGCAGCCAGACAAAGTGGCCATCAGCGCAGAGGAGATGCAGTACCTGATTCCGCCAGAGTTGAAGTCTGAGAAGCCCGGGGAGGAGCCAGCAGCTGTGGAACAATAA